The Mucilaginibacter yixingensis genome window below encodes:
- a CDS encoding reverse transcriptase/maturase family protein — protein sequence MRSPEKVLNSLTEHSSDLNYKFERLYRLLFNEEMYYTAYQNIYSKVGNMTAGTDGTTIDGMSISRVKRLIATLQNETYQPAPSKRIYIAKKNGKKRPLGIPTFIDKLLQEVIRMILNAIYDGSFENTSHGFRPERSCHTALTKVQKTFTGAKWFIEGDIKGFFDNINHDVLIHVLGERIADERFIRLVRKFLNAGYVEDWVYHRSYSGTPQGGIISPILANIYLDKLDKYIKNYISQFDIGTSRKLNPVLRQLVLKKHRLVKKLKIEKDENVRKQLIEQIKGIVKERQKYPPMDDMDKGFRKLKYVRYADDFLIGIIGSKDDCRKVKEDIKAFLNDTLKLELSDEKTLITNANCHATFLGYDVFVRKSNNTLTDKTGNPIRCFNSKVVLYVTTEVMRNKLLEYKALKITTPNKKEVWRGKSRGNMIGFDALEIITQYNAEILGFYNYYSIANNSHIINSFYYIMRYSMYSTYASKYRSTISKLMYKYRVNKTFSIPYTNKKGQTKYRPLYNGGFKRKTPTYDSEVDTIAKTVTYTGGRNSLSDRLKARICEYCEATDDIEMHHVRKLKDLKGKTEWEKKMIARRRKTLAVCSTCHDKLHAGKLD from the coding sequence ATGAGAAGTCCCGAAAAAGTATTAAACAGTCTAACCGAACACAGCAGTGACTTAAACTACAAGTTTGAACGGCTGTACAGGCTACTGTTTAACGAAGAGATGTATTACACTGCTTATCAGAATATCTACAGCAAAGTAGGTAATATGACGGCAGGCACCGATGGCACAACCATCGATGGCATGAGTATATCCCGAGTTAAACGGTTGATAGCTACGTTGCAAAACGAAACTTATCAACCAGCACCATCCAAAAGGATATACATTGCCAAGAAAAATGGCAAGAAACGTCCTTTAGGTATTCCAACATTCATCGACAAACTGCTACAGGAAGTCATCCGGATGATACTCAATGCAATATATGACGGTAGTTTTGAAAATACTTCTCATGGTTTCAGACCTGAAAGAAGTTGTCACACAGCGCTGACCAAAGTTCAAAAGACATTTACAGGAGCAAAATGGTTTATCGAGGGAGATATAAAAGGTTTCTTCGATAATATTAACCATGACGTTCTCATCCATGTTTTAGGTGAACGTATCGCAGATGAAAGGTTCATTCGATTAGTAAGAAAGTTCCTCAATGCAGGTTACGTTGAAGATTGGGTATATCACAGATCATATAGTGGTACACCTCAAGGTGGTATCATTAGCCCAATACTGGCTAACATATACCTTGACAAACTGGACAAGTATATTAAAAATTACATTAGCCAGTTTGATATTGGAACATCAAGAAAGCTTAACCCCGTACTCCGCCAACTGGTACTAAAGAAACACCGCTTAGTTAAGAAACTCAAAATTGAAAAGGACGAGAATGTTAGAAAGCAGTTAATTGAACAAATTAAGGGAATAGTTAAGGAACGACAGAAATATCCTCCTATGGATGATATGGATAAAGGTTTCAGGAAACTAAAATATGTCAGGTATGCAGACGATTTTCTCATAGGTATCATAGGTAGCAAAGATGATTGCAGAAAAGTAAAAGAAGACATTAAGGCTTTCCTTAATGACACACTTAAATTGGAACTTTCAGATGAAAAGACCCTGATAACCAATGCGAATTGTCATGCAACGTTCTTGGGCTACGATGTATTCGTACGTAAATCAAATAATACGTTAACGGATAAAACTGGTAATCCTATCAGATGCTTCAATAGTAAGGTGGTACTTTACGTCACCACAGAGGTAATGAGAAATAAACTACTGGAATATAAGGCTTTGAAAATAACAACGCCCAATAAGAAAGAAGTTTGGAGAGGCAAGTCCCGTGGAAATATGATAGGGTTTGATGCACTGGAAATAATCACCCAATACAATGCCGAGATATTAGGCTTCTATAATTACTATTCAATTGCCAATAACAGCCACATTATCAACTCTTTTTATTACATCATGCGATACAGTATGTATAGTACTTATGCAAGTAAATACCGCTCCACGATATCGAAGTTGATGTACAAATACAGAGTAAATAAAACTTTCTCTATACCCTACACTAATAAAAAGGGCCAGACAAAGTATCGTCCTCTCTACAATGGGGGTTTCAAACGAAAGACACCTACGTACGACAGCGAAGTAGACACCATTGCCAAAACAGTAACCTACACAGGGGGCAGAAACAGCTTATCGGACAGGCTAAAAGCACGCATTTGTGAGTATTGCGAAGCCACGGATGATATAGAAATGCACCATGTAAGGAAACTGAAAGACCTTAAGGGTAAAACGGAATGGGAAAAGAAAATGATTGCAAGAAGAAGAAAAACCTTAGCAGTATGTTCAACATGTCACGACAAATTACACGCAGGAAAGTTAGACTGA
- the istA gene encoding IS21 family transposase, producing MSKIRQILRMYSQGRSKLSIAAQTGVSRNTAKKYLIAFDASGFTFEEINTLNDKELEDFFGKSSERPPDKRMVALQRCFPQIDKELKRVGMNRRILWEAYIKEFPDGFKYTQFCFYYNQWKARVNPTMHLDHKAGDKLYVDFAGEKLSIADKDTGEVIEAEVFVAILGASQLTYVEAVLSQQKEDFIAACENALHFYGGVPAAIVPDNLKAAVTKSNRYEPTLNETFADFADHYGTTILPARAYRPRDKALVEGAVKIVYSRIYAPVRKEAYHTLAELNIAIKVALEAHNSQPLKGRNYSRKLQFEEIERQALSPLPALRYEFKRQHQATVMKNGHVCLGIDKHYYSVPYRFIGRKVKLLYSRTNVEVYYHYERIAMHRRIKSPYSYTTDKDHLASTHRFMTEWTPDKFLEWAASIHEDVRLYILKILDRKQHPEQAYRSCIGILSLARKAGNERLASACRRALGYGVYNYKTIQQILENKMDSYEESLFADELPMPSHDNIRGENYYK from the coding sequence ATGAGTAAGATAAGACAGATCCTCAGGATGTACAGCCAGGGCCGCAGCAAGCTATCGATAGCGGCCCAGACCGGCGTGTCACGCAATACCGCAAAGAAGTACCTTATTGCGTTCGATGCCAGCGGCTTTACGTTCGAGGAAATCAATACCCTTAATGATAAGGAGCTGGAGGACTTCTTTGGCAAAAGCAGTGAACGTCCCCCGGACAAGCGAATGGTGGCCCTGCAACGCTGTTTCCCGCAGATAGATAAAGAGTTAAAGCGTGTCGGTATGAACCGCCGCATCCTGTGGGAAGCTTATATCAAAGAGTTCCCTGACGGGTTCAAGTACACCCAATTCTGCTTTTATTACAACCAGTGGAAAGCCCGCGTGAACCCCACGATGCACCTGGATCATAAAGCCGGTGATAAGCTGTATGTGGACTTTGCCGGTGAAAAGCTAAGCATAGCGGACAAGGATACCGGTGAGGTCATCGAGGCCGAGGTGTTCGTTGCTATCCTTGGCGCCAGCCAACTAACTTACGTAGAAGCTGTGCTGAGCCAGCAGAAAGAAGACTTTATAGCAGCCTGTGAGAATGCCCTGCACTTTTATGGCGGCGTACCTGCCGCCATCGTTCCCGACAACCTGAAGGCTGCCGTTACCAAGAGTAACCGCTATGAGCCAACGCTGAACGAGACCTTTGCTGACTTTGCCGACCATTACGGAACGACCATCTTACCAGCGAGGGCGTACCGCCCTCGTGACAAAGCACTGGTAGAAGGAGCCGTTAAGATCGTTTACAGCCGTATCTACGCACCTGTTCGCAAAGAGGCCTATCATACCCTTGCAGAACTGAATATCGCGATCAAGGTCGCTTTAGAAGCACATAACAGCCAGCCGCTGAAAGGCCGCAATTACAGCAGAAAGCTCCAGTTCGAGGAGATAGAACGCCAGGCACTCTCGCCATTACCGGCATTACGTTATGAGTTCAAACGGCAGCACCAGGCCACTGTAATGAAGAACGGACATGTTTGTCTGGGTATCGACAAACACTACTACAGCGTACCGTACCGCTTTATCGGCAGGAAGGTCAAACTGCTGTATTCCCGCACCAACGTAGAAGTCTACTACCACTATGAACGCATCGCCATGCACAGGCGCATCAAAAGCCCTTACAGCTACACAACGGATAAAGATCACCTGGCTTCGACACACCGCTTTATGACCGAATGGACACCCGATAAGTTCCTGGAATGGGCAGCATCCATTCACGAGGATGTGAGGCTTTACATCCTGAAGATACTGGACCGAAAGCAACATCCGGAACAAGCTTACCGCTCCTGTATCGGTATCCTCAGCCTGGCGCGCAAGGCAGGTAACGAAAGGCTGGCCAGCGCTTGCAGGCGTGCGCTCGGCTATGGCGTGTACAACTACAAGACCATACAGCAGATACTGGAGAACAAGATGGACAGCTACGAGGAAAGCTTATTTGCTGACGAGCTGCCTATGCCCAGCCATGACAATATCCGGGGAGAGAACTACTATAAATAA
- a CDS encoding DUF932 domain-containing protein → MTTINNAAVKPKVWQLLGKTITKCETSAEAMAEAGLDFEVLKRPNVHPLPSGMNVISENSYFTFRTDTEAVLGDKIGPDYEVVNNSEAFAFFDSIVREYGGVHYESAGALGYGEVVYITAKLPEHIRVGRDDLIEQYIVRP, encoded by the coding sequence ATGACAACGATCAATAATGCAGCGGTTAAACCAAAGGTTTGGCAGCTATTAGGTAAAACGATCACGAAGTGCGAGACCAGTGCGGAGGCGATGGCGGAGGCCGGGCTGGATTTTGAGGTATTGAAACGTCCGAATGTACATCCGCTGCCGAGCGGGATGAATGTGATTTCGGAGAACAGTTATTTCACGTTCCGAACGGATACGGAGGCGGTGCTGGGCGATAAGATCGGTCCGGACTATGAGGTGGTGAATAACAGCGAGGCTTTTGCTTTCTTTGACAGTATTGTGCGGGAGTATGGCGGCGTCCATTACGAAAGTGCGGGTGCGCTGGGTTATGGGGAGGTGGTTTATATCACAGCCAAACTGCCGGAGCATATCCGGGTGGGCCGGGATGACCTGATCGAGCAATATATTGTGCGCCCATAA